One genomic region from Anthonomus grandis grandis chromosome 1, icAntGran1.3, whole genome shotgun sequence encodes:
- the LOC126739726 gene encoding ATPase family AAA domain-containing protein 5, translating to MKGITDYFKDASKASPESESSKSAQVTKTEVSKEEPKPKKKKRKRKLTDPEVKNVAELLSNNLSLVSPGKTHNNMIEPLVSPNKANSSNEEVSKSVDVPAKKPDTIKTSPKVDHSGEDLSEKRNAFEFLMSSRHNIIGRNVDGKESENANTPKEKSPTLKKRKDLLQKWAERKGSDKRKREEEQVEKCIKFKLEKRAKRLKKMLQGEADEEEEQNREPKKRGPKAKVKNILNRRKLSSSESENSNLGTSLEAVSPQEAFLTSEVKNHIAEEPETNMILSTLKKNNNSPSAKKNGNLLSFLGIFNKKADKGNDDSDCSENSIKVFEETPTNKLKKDIIKIKMFTPNNNSKVHPKEDSSLKKDKKKARLKQDDVLNDSLEDFSSPTKKKEKNKAQSKVVPSVVNPDSLFSSESSSNSSNVTNAKLTEESLPIDAENNRRSLRKRKAINYSYLIDMEDMQKINKSKKKPKLESDNESIELLSSDEFDESSSSTPVAKKPKSNVKLAPVFAKSTPKPKVDPEVLEARRQFLLSSIPDSMKRTIEKQKSEIKEFDVFPAISHIQQKCDSKMWNLSRPELLYNSSQDPPDNQNLKCQGLLNKSVPVQQKFGQEVERVKHLKSVLQKIKAQNPAYPVYKVFSQIYEKSGKQQKKVNSKKQSKNKRKSLENYSNLALKGSEMWTEKYKPTSSADILGNYRGVKKLKDWLETWKDYAEEINTRKRKFINSNSESEFESTDCDSRDSSRLPGNTMILHGPSGSGKTSAVYAIAKEFGFNVLELNASTKRSGKKLLQELHEATQSHQVRKSDALAKFVAKQPAPQQQNKKMCILLLEDIDLIFEQDDGFLSSLSQLVVTSKRPIILTTTDITPPHVQKFMCQYDCVNFMPLSVQCLAVWLQIVCLVEGILADKDDLGSLLEYNRGDIRKTLLEVQFWCQSGGQLDKEKPCPYKTVTKNVSSLVKMVDDDLKFELSEEEVSNDHEFVHKNSLSSFEVIHSQQIPEKFDIGLLWWNIPDLLGAPHRQDNDDRTLTNETDNNNLKLVSRIYDSLALTDILFKHKPDKYCSKEPVINSWSSEVLNSLELTDRREDRLHSELSQDLCHNLVNGSIESYRKIEGKWGLFNMAAPDIKERRCRENQHSSEEFLKRALPLSNILDRGSVAMDFLPVLRDIGRFEDQRAATNTKRGNRFRHYLRDLNINFDPELCKLACGQLNSLEN from the exons ATGAAAGGTATAACAGACTACTTTAAAGATGCCTCTAAAGCAAGCCCCGAATCAGAATCTAGTAAAAGTGCACAGGTAACCAAGACAGAGGTAAGCAAAGAGGaaccaaaacctaaaaaaaagaaacgaaagCGAAAACTCACTGATCCAGAAGTTAAAAATGTCGCAGAGTTGTTATCAAATAACCTTAGTTTAGTCTCTCCAGGTAAAACTCACAATAATATGATAGAACCTCTGGTAAGTCCCAATAAAGCAAACTCAAGCAATGAGGAGGTTTCTAAGAGTGTTGATGTACCTGCTAAGAAACCAGATACCATTAAAACGTCTCCAAAAGTTGACCATAGTGGAGAAGACTTAAGTGAAAAAAGAAAtgcttttgaatttttaatgagtAGTCGCCATAATATTATAGGCAGAAATGTTGATGGTAAAGAGTCAGAAAATGCAAATACTCCTAAAGAAAAGTCACCCACTTTGAAGAAGAGAAAAGACCTGTTGCAAAAATGGGCAGAACGTAAGGGCAGTGATAAAAGGAAAAGGGAAGAGGAACAAGTTGAAAAGTGTATAAAATTTAAGCTGGAAAAAAGGGCAAAAAGACTGAAGAAGATGCTACAGGGAGAAGCAGATGAGGAGGAGGAGCAAAACAGGGAGCCAAAGAAGAGAGGTCCGAAAGctaaagttaaaaatatcttGAACAGGAGAAAACTAAGCTCAAGCGAGTCAGAAAACAGCAATTTGGGGACAAGTTTAGAGGCAGTTTCACCTCAAGAAGCTTTTTTAACATCTGAAGTAAAg AATCATATAGCTGAAGAGCCAGAAACTAATATGATACTATCTAcactaaaaaagaacaataactctccatctgcaaaaaaaaatggcaaccttttaagttttttaggaatttttaataaaaaagctgaCAAGGGTAATGATGATTCTGACTGTTCAGAAAACAGCATTAAAGTATTTGAAGAAACCCCCactaataaattgaaaaaagatataataaaaattaaaatgtttaccCCCAACAACAACTCCAAAGTACATCCCAAGGAAGATTCTTCACTTAAAAAAGATAAGAAGAAAGCAAGATTAAAGCAAGATGATGTCTTAAATGATTCTTTAGAAGATTTTTCTTCAccaacaaagaaaaaagaaaaaaataaagctcAATCTAAAGTTGTACCATCAGTAGTCAATCCTGATTCATTATTTAGCAGTGAAAGTAGTAGTAATTCAAGTAATGTAACAAATGCCAAGTTGACAGAAGAGTCATTACCAATTGATGCTGAAAACAACAGAAGATCACTAAGAAAAAGGAAAGCTATCAACTACAGTTACTTAATTGATATGGAAGATAtgcaaaagataaataaatctaagaaaaaaccaaaactagAATCTGATAATGAATCAATTGAATTACTTTCTTCTGATGAGTTTGATGAGTCAAGCAGCAGTACCCCAGTGGCAAAAAAACCCAAATCAAATGTAAAACTTGCTCCAGTGTTTGCAAAGTCTACAccaaaaccaaaagtggatCCAGAAGTTCTGGAGGCTAGGCGGCAGTTTTTATTAAGCAGTATTCCTGATTCCATGAAAAGGactattgaaaaacaaaaaag TGAAATAAAGGAGTTTGATGTTTTTCCAGCAATAAGCCACATACAACAGAAATGTGACAGTAAAATGTGGAACCTGTCTAGGCCTGAATTGCTTTATAATTCTTCCCAAGACCCTCCAGATAATCAAAACCTAAAATGCCAAGGTCTCTTAAACAAATCAGTTCCTGTTCAACAAAAGTTTGGCCAAGAAGTGGAAAGAGTCAAGCACCTGAAGAGTGTTCTGCAAAAGATAAAAGCTCAAAACCCAGCTTACCCAGTCTACAAAGTATTTAGTCAAATTTATGAGAAGAGTGGAAAACAACAAAAGAAAGTTAACAGTAAAAAGCAGTCAAAAAACAAGCGAAAAAGCTTGGAAAATTACTCTAATTTAGCACTGAAAGGGTCAGAGATGTGGACTGAAAAATACAAGCCAACAAGTTCGGCAGACATTTTGGGCAATTATCGCGGggtaaagaaattaaaagactGGTTAGAAACTTGGAAGGATTACGCTGAAGAGATTAACACCAGAAAGAGGAAATTCATCAATTCAAATAGCGAATCAGAGTTTGAATCAACTGATTGCGATAGCAG ggaTAGTAGTCGATTACCAGGTAACACCATGATTCTTCATGGACCTTCAGGCTCTGGTAAAACTAGCGCGGTGTATGCTATAGCAAAAGAATTTGGGTTTAATGTGCTGGAACTTAATGCTTCAACTAAGCGATCAG gtaaaaaactattacaagAATTACATGAAGCCACTCAGTCCCACCAAGTGCGTAAATCAGACGCTTTGGCGAAATTCGTCGCTAAACAACCCGCACCAcagcaacaaaataaaaaaatgtgcatTTTGCTCCTGGAAGATATTGACCTAATTTTCGAGCAAGACGACGGATTTTTATCATCTCTGTCTCAGTTAGTGGTAACCAGTAAGAGACCCATTATCCTTACTACAACTGATATTACGCCACCCCACGTGCAAAAGTTCATGTGCCAATATGATTGCGTCAATTTTATGCCTCTATCGGTACAATGTTTGGCAGTTTGGTTGCAAATCGTGTGTCTAGTAGAAGGGATTTTAGCGGACAAAGACGATCTGGGCAGTTTATTGGAGTACAACAGGGGAGACATAAGGAAAACGCTTCTAGAGGTGCAGTTTTGGTGCCAAAGCGGCGGCCAGTTGGACAAAGAGAAACCGTGTCCATATAAAACTGTTACAAAAAACGTTTCTTCATTAGTTAAAATGGTAGATGATGatttaaagtttgaattgaGTGAGGAAGAAGTTTCCAATGATCATGAGTTTGTTCACAAAAACTCCCTTAGTAGCTTTGAAGTAATACATAGCCAACAAATACCTGAAAAGTTTGACATAGGATTGTTATGGTGGAACATTCCTGATTTACTTGGGGCACCTCATAGACAAGATAATGACGATCGGACGTTGACAAATGAAACAGATAACAATAACCTGAAACTAGTATCAAGGATTTATGACTCCCTAGCATTAACAgatattttattcaaacataAACCGGATAAATATTGTTCAAAAGAGCCGGTAATAAACAGTTGGAGCTCAGAGGTTCTGAATTCCCTTGAACTGACCGACAGAAGGGAGGACAGGTTGCACAGTGAACTCTCACAAGACTTATGTCATAATTTAGTAAATGGGAGTATAGAAAGTTATAGGAAAATTGAGGGAAAATGGGGTCTCTTTAATATGGCTGCACCTGATATTAAAGAAAGAAG